In one Andrena cerasifolii isolate SP2316 chromosome 2, iyAndCera1_principal, whole genome shotgun sequence genomic region, the following are encoded:
- the Mats gene encoding MOB kinase activator-like 1 — protein sequence MVDPTEYRRQPNLVSYTFAGDQLHVQPCNRDSNHARQVIRERTMSFLFGSRSSKTFKPKKNIPEGTHQYDLMKHAAATLGSGNLRLAVMLPEGEDLNEWVAVNTVDFFNQINMLYGTITEFCTEDSCPIMSAGPKYEYHWADGHTVKKPIKCSAPKYIDYLMTWVQDQLDDETLFPSKIGVPFPKNFLSIAKTILKRLFRVYAHIYHQHFSEVVQLGEEAHLNTSFKHFIFFVQEFNLIERRELAPLQELIEKLTAKDAR from the exons ATGGTGGATCCTACGGAGTACCGTCGCCAGCCGAACCTCGTTTCGTACACCTTTGCTGGCGATCAACTACACGTGCAGCCGTGTAATCGTGACTCGAATCACGCCCGACAGGTCATCCGCGAGCGCACGATGAGCTTTCTATT CGGAAGCAGGTCTTCGAAGACCTTCAAGCCAAAGAAGAATATACCCGAGGGAACTCATCAATATGATTTGATGAAACACGCCGCTGCCACCTTAGGTTCTGGGAACCTGAGACTGGCAGTCATGCTTCCCGAGGGCGAAGATTTGAATGAATGGGTTGCAGTAAATA CTGTGGACTTCTTCAATCAAATCAACATGTTATACGGCACCATAACAGAGTTCTGTACGGAGGATAGTTGCCCCATCATGTCCGCGGGGCCAAAGTACGAATACCACTGGGCCGACGGGCACACAGTTAAGAAACCAATCAAGTGTTCAGCGCCGAAGTATATCGACTACCTAATGACTTGGGTGCAGGATCAGTTGGACGACGAAACACTCTTCCCTTCAAAAATCG GCGTTCCTTTCCCAAAAAATTTCCTGTCCATCGCCAAGACAATATTGAAGCGGCTGTTCAGAGTGTACGCGCATATCTACCATCAGCACTTCAGCGAAGTTGTACAGCTCGGCGAGGAGGCACATTTGAACACGTCGTTCAAGcactttatattttttgttcag GAGTTCAATTTGATAGAGAGAAGAGAACTGGCGCCGTTGCAGGAGCTAATAGAGAAATTAACGGCGAAGGATGCCCGATGA
- the Glo gene encoding heterogeneous nuclear ribonucleoprotein glorund produces MSNGSGDHDEEGYVVKLRGLPWSTTVDEIVKFFSDCSILNGKNGVHMTMSREGRPSGEAYVEMDTPEDIEKACKRDRDHMGHRYIEVFKAKRGEMEWVVKRSGLNLENAMDDGCVRLRGLPFGCSKEEIAQFFSGLEILPNGISLPTDYTGRSTGEAYVQFVNKDVAERALQKHKEKIGHRYIEIFRSSLSEVRASIGPKMRGGPMGGFNQRPAPYDRGARFGGMNRFSNNGRGSRNRDFDGGPWGSGNNFDSRGGNMGMRGGMNMKSDNFRGSGDTWGGNSGIHSIHMRGLPFKATEQDIADFFRPMEPVNVRIILENGGRPSGEADVEFATHEEAVKAMSKDKSHMSHRYIELFLNSTGGSSGMSLGGIGNFCGGLGNNFRPGYSPNRGFSSQLGGNNYNSF; encoded by the exons ATGTCGAACGGCAGCGGAGATCACGACGAAGAGGGCTACGTAGTGAAGCTACGTGGGCTTCCCTGGTCTACCACTGTAGACGAGATCGTCAAGTTCTTCAGTGATTGTTCCATCTTGAACGGTAAAAACGGCGTTCATATGACTATGTCGAGAGAGGGCCGTCCCAGCGGAGAGGCGTACGTAGAAATGGATACGCCCGAGGATATTGAGAAGGCCTGCAAAAGAGACAGAGACCATATGGGTCATCGTTACATAGAAG TGTTTAAGGCAAAGAGAGGTGAAATGGAGTGGGTGGTCAAAAGGAGCGGTTTGAACCTAGAGAACGCTATGGATGATGGTTGCGTGAGGCTGCGCGGCTTGCCTTTTGGATGCTCTAAAGAAGAAATAGCACAGTTCTTCTCag GGTTGGAGATATTGCCGAACGGGATTTCACTACCGACAGACTACACGGGCCGCAGTACTGGGGAGGCTTACGTTCAATTTGTTAACAAAGATGTTGCGGAGCGCGCTCTGCAGAAACACAAGGAAAAGATAGGACACAG ATATATCGAAATCTTCCGAAGCAGTTTGTCCGAAGTGCGCGCCAGCATTGGGCCGAAAATGCGAGGGGGCCCGATGGGCGGCTTTAACCAGAGACCTGCGCCGTACGATCGTGGCGCTCGTTTTGGTGGAATGAACCGCTTCAGCAATAACGGCAGAGGTTCCCGGAACAGAG ATTTCGACGGTGGCCCATGGGGAAGTGGCAATAACTTTGACTCTCGCGGAGGTAACATGGGCATGCGTGGTGGCATGAATATGAAGAGCGATAATTTCAGAGGCAGCGGTGACACTTGGGGTGGTAACTCTGGCATTCACAGTATACATATGCGTGGCTTACCATTCAAAGCTACGGAACAAGATATAGCTGAC TTCTTCAGACCTATGGAACCAGTAAATGTTCGAATTATACTGGAAAATGGTGGTCGCCCTTCCGGAGAAGCAGATGTGGAGTTCGCGACTCACGAAGAGGCTGTTAAAGCAATGTCCAAG GACAAGAGCCACATGTCTCATAGGTATATCGAGTTATTCCTAAATTCAACCGGTGGCTCAAGCGGAATGTCATTGGGTGGCATTGGGAACTTCTGCGGAG GTTTGGGAAACAACTTCAGGCCAGGATATTCTCCTAACAGAGGCTTCAGCTCTCAGCTAGGAGGAAATAATTACAATAGTTTTTGA